A single region of the Longimicrobiaceae bacterium genome encodes:
- a CDS encoding DNA alkylation repair protein translates to MPEKTSTARPGRKPSAGKAGAEGGATLADLAAVRSELARLADPERAVFLQRFFKTGPGEYAEGDRFLGIRVPQLRALAREARGLSTEAALELLRSPWHEERLFALILLVQQHRKAP, encoded by the coding sequence ATGCCGGAGAAGACGTCGACAGCAAGGCCGGGTAGGAAGCCCTCTGCGGGCAAGGCCGGGGCCGAGGGTGGCGCTACGCTTGCGGACCTCGCGGCCGTGCGAAGCGAGCTGGCCAGGCTCGCGGATCCGGAGCGCGCGGTCTTCCTGCAGCGATTCTTCAAGACGGGCCCCGGGGAGTACGCGGAGGGGGATCGGTTTCTCGGCATTCGCGTGCCGCAGCTCCGTGCCCTCGCCCGGGAAGCGCGCGGGCTCTCCACCGAGGCTGCTCTCGAGTTGTTGCGATCTCCCTGGCACGAGGAGCGGCTGTTCGCCCTGATTCTCCTGGTCCAGCAGCACCGCAAAGCTCC